CACTGACGGAATCAATCAATTTGATTGAgaacaccaaagagatgaaaaacttcttccaccaagatgataaagagataacttggatcattgttaagcaccacaattagcaacattccttagggaaggctttaggtgtaatctaacccaagataactccaatgaagagattgatgggttgcaaaggatctcctgaacgaagagaaaatgatgggtttaaatatctcatccgTGACCACTTGCGAATCATGAaatacgaagggaaattgtcaagaatgacataagacCACCTTAAAAGATAATGtacaaagaattgcacttcggacgcaaggtgaagaatgcttgaactcctccaaaaaagacatgtgttgagcaccctttTTAATTttaagtatagcttggcggatcataactgcgagagaaatcttgaagaacaattgaagaatgaaaagaatccttgacgaacaaccatgtagagtctccatgaagaactccggtaataaaagaatgatcaaacgaaaggaaagttgaAAATAACTCCGGGattagccttgcaatgattagatggagctttgaAATGACATATTTGAAATAacttggagctccggaaaagaaaagatgaagcatctcgaaccaagaaatgtgacatgatgaaccactctggaaagaagaaactagatcacttgaatgaaacaaaaataagaattacattaaacgtatccttcaccaatttaaaatgATGACAAGCCAcatatttggcatactacttattctcgtagaaaggtttAAGAGAgagatagcgtaaacttgagaaggtcttcaacgatccaccggtaggattgaaacaacgaataaatagaTACTGTAAccaaggaagaggaatcttgagcaaaccgccgtaagaattgaaaatgaaattagcaacaactgtcgctacacctattcaattgatgaagggatgcagatagtctgggcctaataccaaacagacatcgcagccaaacctaaacatctaagaactAAGGTcctaaccaggacgcctgccgggtatggggcacctaccagtccggcgcactcctcaaccaggacgcctgccaggtatgaggccgccgcagccacctgccaccaatccatcttcaaagctgtactgttgcatgtaccgtgccaggtctatctgccatcgacgccaccacgacgtccGACAacctcgtcctcctgcgcgagtccatcctcccacagcgaactccgaatctgcactgcgccacaccgtcaagatccgtcgccatcagtgtgtaggatgaatCACCGCTCCATCAAAGAATCCGTCTTCTGGTCCCCCaatcacgtgtgtacctccaagaatgacgcccccaaggaagGAACGACACCAAAGCACCGCCGTCATCCAATCATCCGATCTAGGGTTCCCCCGGAgatagcagagagtggccttgaacttctccacggcgatgccttcaagaaaggaacgacgcagatagcgccgccatcgccggccttagCAGACGCCGAAAacaagttttcacccagatcagttcgaagggatccaactttcgtgcacgggccgccgtcaccaccagcaccaccaggcagAACCCTAGAGCACCGGCAGATCAGCGAGCCGCCGGCACCACCGCATCCAGATCACCGGCCACGCCGGGACGCCGCCATCCCCCGCGCCGTCCGGGTCAAAGAAGGAGTCACCGACCGCGCACAGGGACCACCGCCGCCTACACACGCCGGAGCGTCACCGAGAGCCCAGCGCCCGCCACCGCTTGCCGagggccgccgccgcgcgccccgaGTGGATTCCCACACACACCAGAAGAAACCGCGAGTGTGAGCCCTGCCGTCGCCCCAAGCCCACGCCGGCGCGCCCCTCCTCCAGCGTGCCGCCAAAAACCGCCGCGATCCGCCCGCGCCAGATCTAGCGAGTCATGGGAGaagagatcccgccgccgccgatgccgaccgggctttgcccggcggcggcgaggaggagagatCGGGGGAGGGACGAGgacgcggcggcgctagggttcccccCGGTCGCCGCGCAGGGGCAACCCGGGAGGAGTCGGGAGGAGATcatctttccttcttgctttgacGTACGTACATCATTTCCTCTCATCTCAAGTACATATAGACAAAGCTACCTACGCGGCTACGCCCACTTCTTCCTCCCTCCTTCGTCTGCTTTACTGAAGTGGAGAAATGCATGTCTAGTAGTGATCGTTTCGTGTAAGTAGGCAGTATCCGTTTTGGGCATGCTGGCTACTTGAGGAACGCAGAGGCCCCTTACGTGTCGACCTCCCTGCGGTGTGTTTGCTGCGCGAAAGTGCCAGCTGAATTTCAACACAAGTCGGAACTCATGCCACACCTAGCAAGTGGATGCACAGAAGACGGCATGCACCTCGACACCGCAGGGAAGATCGTCGAAGGAGTGAGTTTGTATATGGTCAAACTTCTAAAGTTTCCCGGAAGATCGTCAAGGGGGTGATCATGAAAGGGCGGAAGACCTCGTCTAGTAGTTTAGGCCAGGATTTTTAGTCCTCTCGCAGGGGTGGCCGTTTAGCAGGGTGCTGGCGCTTCATCTTTGAAGCCATGTCAACTGAAATATTCTAATGAAATTCGAGCTTTGATCATCATACACAGAAACTTGCAGGTATTGTCTTATTGTCTTGATCTAGCATCATGGAGAACGAATCATCTAGAGTTGGTTTTCCGGGCTCTGGTCTTTCTCGAGTTCGTTCACAACAAAGTTTGCCAGGCGGTaaaggtttttctttctttctcaagTCATTACGCCTCTAAAACTTGTAAAAGTTGAAGATCTCCACAACAAAGCACAGGGTGTCTTGTAATTTTTATGTAAGTAGTCTCTCCCACTACGCACTTATTTCTATCTAGATAAAGCTTCTCCCACATAAAGACACATCGTCATACATGTCGATGCCATTAGTTTTAGATTTCTTGTACGGATGCAGAAACACAGTTCAAGCAAGTATAGAACACACGCACGAGACATGACATTATCATGGAGGCCGAATAATCTAGCTACTCCGTCTTGGAGGAACCAATGACTGCAACCTGAGCTTCAATGCAGCACTTTGTCTTCACGAGATAACCTTTTGAGGAGTCCTTGAAGTCTTCCAGCGATATGAACTTCTCCCATCCCCATGTCAAGGCGCGATTGTNNNNNNNNNNNNNNNNNNNNNNNNNNNNNNNNNNNNNNNNNNNNNNNNNNNNNNNNNNNNNNNNNNNNNNNNNNNNNNNNNNNNNNNNNNNNNNNNNNNNNNNNNNNNNNNNNNNNNNNNNNNNNNNNNNNNNNNNNNNNNNNNNNNNNNNNNNNNNNNNNNNNNNNNNNNNNNNNNNNNNNNNNNNNNNNNNNNNNNNNNNNNNNNNNNNNNNNNNNNNNNNNNNNNNNNNNNNNNNNNNNNNNNNNNNNNNNNNNNNNNNNNNNNNNNNNNNNNNNNNNNNNNNNNNNNNNNNNNNNNCATGTTAATCAGGAAATATGATGATAAAAACTTGTTTTAGTATCTCAAATCTGGTCTATTGCGTGAAATTTCTGCTAAAGGGCAAACCTGATAATTTCATGTGCTTGCCAGTTTCCTGGTCTTTGATGCTTATGCTAACGTCTGCCAGGATCGCCGAGTCCTTATGGAATGTATCCGGCACCTTGGTGCTCAGGTACAGGGAGAGGTAGTTCCCATTCTTATCGGAACCAGATGGATAGAGTGATGGACCTGAAAATTGGAGAACACCACACGGTGTAATTCATCACTGATAAGTCGAACTCCAGcgtctttttttttaaaaaaaaagaagaagtatGGTAGCCTCTCTGTTCAAATGAAATTCAGACAATTCTGTATAAACCCAATAATTAAGAATTAATATTATTGGTCAAGTTACCATTTGTGTCCACAGAGCTCAAACTCTGGGGAGGTGCTCGGGTTCTTCAACACAAAGAAATCATCAATGTTCCAGGTGTAGATTTGCGGGTCACTGCAGATGTTGCTAATCTTCTGAACAAACAGTGTCTCTGACACATCGTTACCTTTAACAGCGACAACTTTAATGAACTGGATACCGAAAACACAGCTGTCTTTGACAAGGAATCCAGAGGATTGCTCCTTAAGCTTCGTGAGGGGGATCATGCATGGGCTCCCAGAGATTCTGCTTGTAGCCTGAAAATTGTGGCTCACTGCAAACAGAATATTCAAATGTAAGGCATAAACAGAGAAATGATGCTGTTCCTCTGGTAAAAAAACAGGTTATAATCTACACTATCAATCTAGTAGCCGACCAGTTGTGAAGCTTAAAGAACTACTATTTGCTAACCTACCTTGATGCTGTTCGTGGTGCTTTCCATGTGACTGGTCatatatcaagaacttgaaagttgcCTCCACGACTGTATGGGATCTCTCAGATACTTGAAACAGCACAAGCATAAGAGATACATATTCATTTTCGTCGCCACTCTTTCTGTCCCTTGGGTTCAGCATCAGGTGCCTGCAAATCAAGTCAAGAGACAGCAAACAAGTGAGAATGCATCAAGCTATCCACTCTGTTGGAATAGCTGAAAAAAATAGCAACTGTACCAGTTATGACCCCTGATCTCAAACACACTGGAGTTCGTCCATGATTTACCCTTATCAAGAAGCGATGAGAAACCATCGATCCTCCATTTGAAGGTAATCTCTGACCCGTTGGACTCCTGGCAACGCGCCTGGTTTGACTGGCCTACAAAACAACAATGCTTGCATCAGTAACAGCATGAAAAGATCACAATATATAGCAGCTCAAATTACAACAGCAGATCATGAGACGGAGAAGCACTCATGATTGATCCGTTAAATTAGTGCAGTTTTGTCAATTATCTGATTTTTGCCAAGAGTCTAAACCTTGTTTATAAGCTGAACAATCTAGTTGCAGTTCAAGCAAGAAGCAAAAAAAAGAAATCCTTACAGCCACGACAAACAACAATGCTTGCATCATTATGACGGCATCAAATGGTCACAATGTATAGCAGCTCAAATTATTATCACACGAGTGGCCAGTAAGAAGCACAAAATAAACCCTTACTTGAACCAGTAACACATGAGTTGTCAATAAGTCTTGCCTCCTTGGATTTCAGACTCTGCCCGTGGTTTGAGCTGCCTGAAACGACAACAATCCTTGCATCAGTAATAGCACCAGAGGATCACAATAGAAGCTCAAATTACAACTACAGGCCGCAACCCGGGAGACAAATAGGCGACAATGATTGATCCGTTAGATTAGTGCAGTATTGTCAATGAATGCGATGTACTGTTGTTCTTCTAGCTTTGTACACACGAATATGATGAAGAATGGCAAATTTAGCTGTGCTAGAATTACTCAGCAAATGGGTTAAGATTTCTACTTGCTTCTTCCCGGGGACTTTGGACAGACGCAaaccttttttttttttgcgatctTGGACTGAGGCAAACTGATGGAAGAAAGTCCAAGTAGTACTGGGAATTTCCTAACATACATATGATGGTTACTTTGGCTAAACAGGAGGTGAATGAAAAGGATGAACATCTTCTTTTGTTTTTTGTGAATGAGGATGAACATCTTCTTTGGTTGTCTTTCAGTAAAATAATTCAGTACTTAATATATGATTTTGTGAACAGTCTGAACCTTGTTTATAAGATGAACCATCTAGGCCAATTCAAGTAAGAGGCAGAAAAGAAAAAGGGACTTGAAAGAAATCCTTACAGCCACCAGAAAAAAGTGATGCTTGCACCAGTATCACAACAGATAACATGATATAGCAGTTCAAACAAATTATTATCACAAGTTGCCCAGTAAGAAGCAAAAGTAAGCTAGTTCAAAAGAAATCCTTACTGCTGGCGCCGGTAACACAGGAGTTGCCCATAGCTCTTGCACTTCCTCTCTCCAGGGATCCTCTGCAATCGAAATCAATCACAATGTCATTAATCAACAATATATACTCTCCGTTAAGAACATACAGattttacccgcaaaaaaagaagaacaTACAGAGTTGTGGCACTTTAGAAACGAACGAACATGACAATCTCAAAAGGCAGTGCAGATCTCAACCAAATAATTACCGCCAAAACGGGAAATGGAGATCAAGAGTACAGCCGAAAGAAGGAAATTGTACGTAATAAAGAGATGGCAAGCAAGCCTTCCAAAAAAATATGGCAAGTTCGCCTCTTTACTTTTCTTCTCCCAACCTCGCACTCACAGTATGAAATTAGATCTGTGCAATTAGAGACAAAAGAACATGGTAATCTTGGTAGGCAGTGAAGGCCTCAACCAAAATAACTGTTGGTGAACGGAGAGGACCGAAAAAGAAGATCAAGATAGAGCTCCACAAACCAAGCAGGCTGGAAAGAAATGGAGCGCCTCAATCTTGATCTGTAAAAAAAGCCGTATAAGAAAACGCAGGAGCTTGCGTTGGAAAACACCCAAAAAAACAGATTGCAAGTTCCCCCGTTCCATTTCGTCTCCCAGCTCACAGTAATAACGTACGTCGAAGAGACGAAAGGGGTGGCGGTCGGGGGTGGGGTCGGGGTCGGAGGCGGAGCGTACCTCTCGCAGACGACGCGGTGCCTTAGTTGTTGCAGACGAAGCAGCAAGGGTTTTATGGAGGTAGGGGTGGAAATTGGTAGCGGATAATTCGAAATATCCGATATTCGTATTCGAGAAAATGCCTATTCGTATCCGAAACATTCGCATCCGGaccaaaatggaaatggaaattatCCATATTCgaatttattaaaaaaataaaaaataaaatatggtaaaAGATTTTGAGacaaatatggatatggaagtggatatatccgtatccgaataagattatgggaggtaattttcaaaattctagacccaatattccaattatccaacataaaagccaAATAAGTGGTCAAGTTTTACTATTTATATGATTAAACTTATAAATTAGTATGCATTACAATAGTATTTATTAataaacctatttatcattgacttattgtatgtcacaagttgatTATTTCAGGTCACATAGGTATCGACTAATTTACTTAAGCAATATGTTAATATTATTCGTATTCGTTCCGAATCAAGAAAATATCTGATACGTATCCGTATTCGAATAATATTCGAGCCGCATCCGTATCCGATAACATCCGTATTCGGATTCGTATtcgttttgaaaatatgaaaatgaAAGTGGCAAGAGCACTATCCGATCTGCATTCGATCCGTTTCCACCCCTATATGGAGGTGATGGGGTCTGATTGGGCGGAATCCGTGGGGCTCGGGCAGCTCAATTATGCTACACTTACGGAATGAATGCTACAGAGTACAGACACAAAGGTTACGCCGTTACGGGCAGGCTGCGTTGCGCTGCCATTCCGTGATTTTTCGTTGTGTCCCCgtagtcctggccatgggcagcccggcccggacGGCTCGAAAAAGCCCGACCCGGTTGGGCTGGGCCTAGGCCCGTCATATTCGTCGTTTAAGAAAGACGCCCGGCTCGAGGCCCGGCGGGCTTTTAGCATGATGGGCCGGGCTCGAGCCTGATTTAGGCCCAACGGTCGGGTCGGGTCGGGTTCGAGCATGGGATTTTTGCATAGGGCTTTGGTAGGCCCGGTCTGGCCCGATAGATGGCCAGGTATATGGGGCTGTTTTGTTGCTACCTTGTTTGGTTGGCAGTCTGAGCACTCTTATAGCTAGCCTGACCTGAGTACACAGACACACAATTAGCCGGAGTCAGGCCACCAAAATCGGAGGCCTGAGCTTCAGGCACGCACATGCAAATATATTTTAATGGTTGATCAGTGTGCTTTAGTGATTCACCCATAGTGCATGCAGCTAGCAATCATTGCACCTACCATTTTTTATTTTCTCAGGCTCAGGCACGAACCAAACAGCACTTGGTCGAAGCTGCCTAGTCGAGTTAAAAGCACAGCAATCTCAGGCTACACTCAGGCATGTAATTTTCTCAGGCATGGTGCTCAGGGCAccaaccaaacagcccctatgtCCCCACGTCGTGATTTCGATCGAGCTAACCCAAAGGTGCCACATTTGTCCGTAAACTTCAATCCATAAGCAGGTGTCCGTAGCCGTTGCAACTATGGCCATAAGAGTATCTATAGTAGACCCCTTAAAAACGGTCAAATTCGTAAAAAAAATAACGCATTTACAAAAAAAGGGTACCTAGGAGATCTTGTAAAGTTCGATCGACCcttaaggggtctgctagagatgctttaaggccaactccaacacacgaCCCCAAACATACGTCGTTTTATAtggattttgtccgtttgggtggGTTGAAGGCGCGCTGGCCAGCCGTGCCTGACCAAATCTGACTAGTGCACCAACCGGCCAGCGCATTTCGT
The sequence above is a segment of the Triticum dicoccoides isolate Atlit2015 ecotype Zavitan chromosome 1A, WEW_v2.0, whole genome shotgun sequence genome. Coding sequences within it:
- the LOC119271278 gene encoding uncharacterized protein LOC119271278 isoform X1, whose protein sequence is MGNSCVTGASSSSNHGQSLKSKEARLIDNSCVTGSSQSNQARCQESNGSEITFKWRIDGFSSLLDKGKSWTNSSVFEIRGHNWHLMLNPRDRKSGDENEYVSLMLVLFQVSERSHTVVEATFKFLIYDQSHGKHHEQHQVSHNFQATSRISGSPCMIPLTKLKEQSSGFLVKDSCVFGIQFIKVVAVKGNDVSETLFVQKISNICSDPQIYTWNIDDFFVLKNPSTSPEFELCGHKWSITLSIWFR
- the LOC119271278 gene encoding ubiquitin carboxyl-terminal hydrolase 12-like isoform X2, producing the protein MGNSCVTGASSSSNHGQSLKSKEARLIDNSCVTGSSQSNQARCQESNGSEITFKWRIDGFSSLLDKGKSWTNSSVFEIRGHNWHLMLNPRDRKSGDENEYVSLMLVLFQVSERSHTVVEATFKFLIYDQSHGKHHEQHQVSHNFQATSRISGSPCMIPLTKLKEQSSGFLVKDSCVFGIQFIKVVAVKEPEHLPRV